A DNA window from Actinomadura coerulea contains the following coding sequences:
- a CDS encoding serine/threonine-protein kinase, with product MSAGLVLNDRYRLLERLAIGGMGEVWRASDALSGRPVAVKLLRLELGSDMRARGRFESEARFAAELRHPGIARAFDYGEQAGRTFLVMELVPGEPLDEILARDGGLPLEAVLDLVVQAARALAVAHAAGIVHRDVKPANLMVAPDGTLKITDFGIARRLAAASQTQTGMVMGTAHYISPEQAQGLELSPAADLYSLGAVAYECLTGAPPFDGPTAVEVALKHVRDAPAELPARVPESARELVMEMLAKEPRDRPANADTVAARALGIRASLSTGRAGATREAAREAARLDAARRGARRPPAAGPDPLLARSSTLSRFDAGGGADNLTSGPVTGQRRSALAYASVAAVVLVCVIVVGSLWKGLAFAGPGEDEREPPAAPATRPVGDDSIDDPASTPPASATPPRRRARGTPRPAVPPRHRTHRIRPSTQAPPQASLSHKPSRNPPRATPTAPEPTPAPTGSTTTPSTPSPDPPPTQEGKLGSGDKV from the coding sequence GTGAGTGCGGGCCTCGTCCTGAACGACCGGTACCGGCTGCTGGAGCGGCTGGCGATCGGCGGGATGGGCGAGGTCTGGCGCGCGTCCGACGCGCTGTCGGGGCGGCCGGTGGCGGTGAAGCTGCTGCGCCTGGAGCTGGGCTCGGACATGCGGGCGCGCGGCCGCTTCGAGTCGGAGGCGCGGTTCGCGGCGGAGCTGCGGCACCCGGGGATCGCGCGGGCGTTCGACTACGGCGAGCAGGCCGGACGGACGTTCCTGGTGATGGAGCTGGTGCCGGGCGAGCCGCTGGACGAGATCCTGGCGCGCGACGGAGGGCTGCCGCTGGAGGCGGTGCTCGACCTGGTCGTCCAGGCGGCCCGGGCGCTGGCGGTCGCGCACGCGGCCGGGATCGTGCACCGCGACGTCAAGCCGGCGAACCTGATGGTGGCCCCGGACGGCACCCTGAAGATCACCGACTTCGGGATCGCGCGGCGGCTGGCGGCGGCGTCGCAGACCCAGACCGGGATGGTCATGGGGACCGCGCACTACATCTCGCCGGAGCAGGCGCAGGGCCTGGAGCTGTCCCCCGCGGCGGACCTGTACTCGCTGGGCGCGGTGGCCTACGAGTGCCTGACGGGCGCGCCGCCGTTCGACGGGCCGACGGCGGTGGAGGTGGCGCTCAAGCACGTGCGCGACGCCCCGGCGGAGCTGCCGGCACGGGTGCCCGAGTCGGCCCGCGAGCTGGTCATGGAGATGCTCGCGAAGGAGCCGCGGGACCGTCCCGCGAACGCGGACACGGTCGCCGCCCGGGCGCTCGGGATCCGCGCGTCGCTCAGCACGGGCCGCGCCGGTGCGACCCGCGAGGCCGCGCGCGAGGCCGCCCGGCTGGACGCGGCCCGCAGGGGCGCACGCAGGCCTCCCGCCGCCGGCCCCGACCCCCTTCTTGCAAGATCGTCGACTTTGTCGAGATTTGACGCCGGCGGTGGGGCGGATAACCTCACCAGCGGACCGGTGACCGGGCAACGGCGCTCGGCACTGGCGTACGCGTCGGTCGCGGCCGTCGTGCTGGTCTGTGTGATCGTCGTCGGCTCCCTGTGGAAGGGGCTGGCCTTCGCCGGTCCGGGCGAGGACGAGCGGGAGCCGCCCGCCGCCCCCGCCACCCGGCCGGTCGGGGACGACAGCATCGACGATCCGGCGTCCACCCCGCCCGCCTCCGCCACCCCGCCCCGGCGCAGGGCCCGGGGTACCCCCAGGCCGGCTGTCCCGCCGCGGCACCGGACGCATAGGATCCGTCCGTCAACGCAGGCGCCGCCCCAGGCGTCCCTCTCACACAAGCCATCCAGGAATCCGCCCCGGGCGACTCCCACCGCCCCTGAGCCCACACCCGCACCGACGGGGAGCACCACGACTCCGTCAACTCCGAGCCCGGATCCCCCGCCGACCCAGGAGGGGAAGCTAGGTTCTGGAGACAAGGTGTAG
- a CDS encoding peptidoglycan D,D-transpeptidase FtsI family protein — MDKPVRRVAIFALLLFFGLMAQVNYVQGSQAEDLRTDARNSRQYADVFNSPRGQISAGGEVLVVSKETGKDNPKYGRTYKDGPIFAPITGYFNGNATQVERAYNSLLGGKDTRITQQRWFDTFIGKKAEGANVELTIDPQAQRTAYEQLKAGTAQGRRGGAVVIDVKTGAVKVAASWPSFDPNEVAPQTGEKGGKRLEQLDKGDGVVKPLVDNALSQTFPPGSSFKAVVSAIGMQKLGLNSSSTVNTGQLILPESGRPLPNSHDSGSCAGSAPLRGAFAESCNTSFAKMALDMGIQELHDGSSRFGFGKHVQLEPDMYAAESDVPVSIKDAKGNTIETGKDGTARSGIGQENVRATPLQMALVACSIANDGKIMNPYVVQKVRAKDQSELYNASPKEFGEAMSGDQAGQLEDMMRAVVSEGTAKNLAGRRVAGKTGTAEQGPGNPNANWFVGFSPVENPRYAFAVMVEAPGSGASNAGPVAAAIMAKVLQK, encoded by the coding sequence ATGGACAAGCCGGTTCGGCGGGTGGCGATCTTCGCGTTGCTGCTGTTCTTCGGACTGATGGCGCAGGTCAACTACGTCCAGGGCAGCCAGGCGGAGGACCTGCGCACCGACGCGCGCAACAGCCGCCAGTACGCGGACGTGTTCAACTCGCCGCGCGGCCAGATCTCGGCGGGCGGCGAGGTGCTGGTGGTCTCGAAGGAGACCGGCAAGGACAACCCGAAGTACGGCCGCACCTACAAGGACGGGCCGATCTTCGCGCCGATCACCGGGTACTTCAACGGCAACGCCACCCAGGTCGAGCGGGCCTACAACTCGCTCCTCGGCGGCAAGGACACGCGGATCACGCAGCAGCGCTGGTTCGACACGTTCATCGGCAAGAAGGCCGAGGGCGCGAACGTCGAGCTGACGATCGACCCGCAGGCGCAGCGCACCGCCTACGAGCAGCTCAAGGCGGGCACGGCGCAGGGCCGCCGGGGCGGCGCGGTGGTGATCGACGTGAAGACGGGCGCGGTGAAGGTGGCGGCGTCGTGGCCGTCGTTCGACCCGAACGAGGTCGCGCCGCAGACCGGTGAGAAGGGCGGCAAGCGCCTGGAGCAGCTCGACAAGGGCGACGGCGTCGTCAAGCCGCTGGTCGACAACGCCCTCAGCCAGACGTTCCCGCCCGGGTCCTCGTTCAAGGCGGTCGTCTCCGCGATCGGGATGCAGAAGCTCGGCCTGAACAGCTCGTCCACGGTGAACACCGGGCAGCTGATCCTGCCGGAGTCGGGCCGTCCGCTGCCGAACTCGCACGACAGCGGCAGCTGCGCCGGGTCGGCCCCGCTGCGCGGCGCTTTCGCCGAGTCCTGCAACACCTCGTTCGCGAAGATGGCGCTGGACATGGGCATCCAGGAGCTGCACGACGGCTCCTCGAGGTTCGGGTTCGGCAAGCACGTCCAGCTGGAGCCCGACATGTACGCGGCGGAGAGCGACGTCCCGGTGTCGATCAAGGACGCCAAGGGCAACACCATCGAGACCGGCAAGGACGGCACGGCCCGGTCCGGTATCGGCCAGGAGAACGTGCGGGCCACGCCGCTGCAGATGGCGCTGGTCGCCTGCTCGATCGCCAACGACGGCAAGATCATGAACCCGTACGTGGTGCAGAAGGTCCGCGCGAAGGACCAGAGCGAGCTCTACAACGCCTCGCCGAAGGAGTTCGGCGAGGCGATGAGCGGCGACCAGGCGGGCCAGCTGGAGGACATGATGCGCGCGGTGGTCTCCGAGGGCACCGCGAAGAACCTGGCGGGCAGGCGGGTCGCCGGCAAGACCGGTACCGCCGAGCAGGGTCCGGGCAACCCGAACGCGAACTGGTTCGTCGGGTTCAGCCCGGTCGAGAACCCCCGCTACGCGTTCGCCGTGATGGTCGAGGCCCCGGGTTCCGGCGCGAGCAACGCCGGCCCCGTCGCGGCGGCGATCATGGCGAAGGTCCTGCAGAAGTGA